One window of Sebaldella sp. S0638 genomic DNA carries:
- a CDS encoding HutP family protein produces MGFNDNKSVQVCRVALKMAISSREEEKKYMEDFKKKNIKVAAVDIGGKMPDSRFKFIESALVAAKRNGLITDSHVHDGAVIGAMREAISQIETNINGLSVGGKIGIARDGEHLSVAVFLSVGVLQFNEVISSIAHRSVPIFKEEKELT; encoded by the coding sequence ATGGGATTTAATGATAATAAAAGCGTACAGGTCTGCAGAGTAGCACTGAAAATGGCCATTTCCTCAAGAGAAGAGGAAAAGAAGTATATGGAAGACTTCAAAAAGAAAAATATAAAAGTGGCCGCAGTGGACATAGGCGGAAAAATGCCTGATTCCAGATTCAAATTCATAGAAAGTGCATTGGTGGCAGCTAAAAGAAATGGTCTTATTACAGACAGCCATGTTCATGACGGGGCGGTAATAGGTGCCATGAGAGAAGCGATAAGCCAGATTGAAACAAATATAAACGGTTTGAGTGTGGGAGGAAAGATAGGGATAGCAAGAGATGGTGAGCATCTCAGTGTTGCGGTATTTCTGAGTGTGGGAGTACTACAGTTTAATGAAGTAATAAGTTCCATTGCACACAGGTCTGTTCCGATATTTAAAGAGGAAAAGGAACTGACTTAA
- a CDS encoding ABC transporter substrate-binding protein, whose amino-acid sequence MKKIMFLVMMLSLILIGCADKKEEAKTETDNTNTEAKADDKVYKIGITQIVSHQALDKAREGFKDALKEAGIKAEFDEQNAQGDVTIANTIANKFVTDKVDLIFAIATPTAQAVSNATSDTPILFSAVTDPEAAGLVKPNVTGSSDKVDIEQQLALLREISKDAKKIGFLYNSSEENSLVQLEEIKKIAGKYNFEIVEQGISSANELPQAIDKMLTQVDALYLPTDNLISSSSALIAEKANAAKKITFAAESGMLENGIFITKGIDYYQLGKEAGKLAVEILKDGKKPSDLPYKIAETTEIAVNKQTLEQLGIKLPDDVMSKAKFIETKAK is encoded by the coding sequence ATGAAAAAAATAATGTTTTTGGTGATGATGTTATCACTGATATTAATAGGGTGCGCAGATAAAAAAGAAGAAGCTAAAACAGAAACTGACAATACAAATACTGAGGCAAAAGCAGATGATAAAGTATACAAGATAGGAATAACTCAGATCGTATCGCATCAGGCTCTGGACAAAGCAAGAGAAGGGTTCAAGGATGCACTGAAAGAAGCAGGAATAAAAGCGGAATTTGACGAACAGAACGCTCAGGGAGATGTAACAATAGCAAATACAATAGCAAATAAATTCGTTACTGATAAAGTAGACCTTATATTTGCAATAGCTACACCAACAGCACAGGCAGTGTCAAATGCGACAAGCGATACTCCGATTTTATTTTCGGCAGTAACTGATCCTGAAGCAGCCGGGCTGGTAAAGCCGAATGTTACAGGAAGCAGTGATAAAGTGGATATAGAACAGCAGCTTGCCTTATTAAGAGAAATATCTAAGGATGCAAAGAAAATTGGATTTTTATATAATTCTTCAGAAGAAAACTCATTAGTACAATTGGAAGAGATAAAGAAAATAGCAGGAAAGTATAATTTTGAAATAGTAGAACAAGGGATAAGTTCAGCAAATGAGCTGCCTCAGGCAATAGACAAGATGCTTACACAAGTGGATGCATTATACCTTCCTACAGATAATCTGATTTCATCAAGTTCGGCATTAATTGCAGAAAAAGCAAATGCAGCTAAAAAGATAACATTTGCAGCGGAATCAGGAATGTTGGAAAACGGAATATTCATAACAAAAGGAATTGATTATTACCAGTTAGGGAAAGAAGCAGGAAAACTGGCTGTGGAAATTTTGAAAGACGGGAAAAAACCGTCGGATTTACCATATAAGATAGCGGAAACGACTGAGATAGCGGTAAATAAACAAACACTGGAACAATTAGGTATAAAACTTCCTGATGATGTTATGAGTAAAGCTAAGTTTATTGAGACTAAAGCGAAATAA
- a CDS encoding ABC transporter substrate-binding protein: MKKLSYLLCIMMLFSLISCGSKEEKKDTETKTETAQTDGAKKYKIGITQIVSHPALDQSREGFKDALKEAGMDVEYEEQNAQGDITIANTIANKFVTDKVDLIFSIATPTTQAAVNATGTIPIVFTAVTDPEAAGLTKPNVTGSSDRVDNVAEQLDVLKELNPNATAIGILYNSSEQNSVTQVELIKKIAAEKGIKVEEQAVTSVSELTQALDNLLSKTDALYIPTDNLVVSNMPAVVERAIAAKKIVIATDEGSVTNGALYTKGIDFYELGKEAGKLAVQILKDGKTPSDLKVVTLKPTNLVFNKKTMEAIGLTLPEKLKNEVKFVD; this comes from the coding sequence ATGAAAAAGCTGTCATATTTATTATGTATAATGATGTTATTTTCACTGATATCATGTGGAAGTAAGGAAGAAAAGAAAGATACAGAGACAAAAACAGAAACAGCTCAGACAGATGGAGCAAAAAAGTATAAAATAGGTATAACGCAGATAGTATCGCATCCTGCTTTAGATCAGTCAAGAGAAGGATTTAAAGATGCATTGAAAGAAGCTGGAATGGATGTAGAATATGAGGAACAGAATGCACAGGGAGACATTACAATAGCAAATACAATAGCAAATAAATTCGTTACTGATAAAGTAGATCTGATATTTTCAATAGCTACACCGACAACACAGGCAGCAGTAAATGCAACAGGTACTATACCAATAGTATTCACGGCAGTAACTGATCCGGAAGCAGCAGGGCTGACAAAACCTAATGTTACAGGAAGCAGCGACAGGGTAGACAATGTGGCGGAACAGCTTGATGTACTGAAAGAATTAAATCCCAATGCGACAGCAATAGGAATTTTATATAATTCTTCAGAGCAGAATTCAGTGACACAGGTAGAACTTATCAAGAAAATAGCAGCGGAAAAAGGAATAAAAGTAGAAGAACAGGCTGTAACATCAGTAAGTGAGCTGACACAGGCACTGGATAATCTTCTTTCAAAAACAGATGCCCTGTATATCCCTACAGATAATCTGGTAGTGTCAAATATGCCGGCAGTAGTGGAGAGAGCAATTGCAGCAAAGAAAATAGTAATAGCAACAGATGAAGGGTCAGTAACAAACGGTGCCCTTTACACAAAAGGAATAGATTTTTATGAGCTTGGTAAGGAAGCAGGAAAGCTGGCAGTTCAGATTCTAAAAGACGGGAAAACGCCTTCTGACTTAAAAGTAGTTACATTAAAGCCGACAAATCTGGTATTTAATAAAAAAACTATGGAAGCTATAGGATTGACTTTACCTGAAAAGCTGAAAAATGAAGTAAAATTCGTTGATTAA
- a CDS encoding ABC transporter permease, whose product MEGLLNFFAGLTTVFEQGLILAIMVMGIYLTYKILDFPDLSVDGSFPLGAFVLAAVVLKDINPILGMFIAFLAGALAGMATGAMHVRLNISNLLAGILTMSALYSVNSRVVGKANVYIPGDKTIFNLFSYDKLYILVIILVICLILKFLCDKTLKDKRSFIISTCLYIVLFIILMTYTVKNQNVTLMIIADIVFIIKLCLDYLLNTKFGFALRAIGDNEDLVVGLGVNEKNMKMFGLMMANGLVALSGSLYGQYLKFADLQMGIGTMVIGLASIIIGQGVLKKDKIINNPSIVVIGAILYQFIIYIALRSNDWFKALYKALHFSDGAIKMLEIRTTDLKLITALIVVIILAFSNKKLKIIFKTKG is encoded by the coding sequence ATGGAAGGACTTTTAAATTTTTTTGCAGGGTTAACAACGGTATTTGAACAAGGTCTGATATTGGCTATAATGGTAATGGGTATATATTTAACATATAAAATTCTTGATTTTCCAGATCTTTCGGTAGACGGTTCATTTCCTTTAGGGGCATTTGTACTGGCTGCTGTAGTATTAAAGGATATAAATCCCATACTCGGAATGTTTATTGCGTTTTTAGCAGGAGCTCTGGCAGGGATGGCAACAGGAGCAATGCACGTAAGACTGAATATAAGTAATCTTCTTGCAGGAATACTTACAATGTCAGCTTTATACAGTGTTAACTCCAGAGTAGTAGGAAAAGCGAATGTGTATATTCCAGGGGACAAGACTATATTTAATTTGTTTAGTTATGATAAATTATATATTTTAGTAATAATACTTGTAATATGCCTGATTTTAAAATTTTTATGTGATAAAACTCTGAAAGATAAGAGATCATTTATAATAAGCACTTGTCTATATATAGTTCTCTTTATTATTCTTATGACTTATACTGTGAAAAATCAGAATGTAACTCTGATGATAATTGCTGATATAGTATTTATAATAAAATTATGTCTTGATTATCTGCTGAACACTAAGTTTGGTTTTGCACTAAGAGCCATAGGGGATAATGAAGATCTGGTAGTTGGTCTGGGAGTCAATGAAAAGAACATGAAAATGTTCGGATTAATGATGGCAAACGGATTAGTGGCGTTATCAGGTTCACTTTACGGGCAGTATCTGAAATTTGCCGATCTGCAGATGGGAATAGGAACTATGGTAATAGGTCTTGCTTCTATAATAATAGGGCAGGGTGTACTGAAAAAGGATAAAATAATAAACAATCCTTCTATAGTAGTAATAGGAGCGATTTTGTACCAGTTTATTATTTATATAGCACTTAGATCAAATGACTGGTTTAAGGCATTATATAAAGCACTGCATTTTTCAGACGGCGCTATAAAAATGCTTGAAATAAGAACGACAGACCTGAAATTAATTACAGCATTAATAGTAGTAATAATACTGGCATTTTCCAACAAAAAATTAAAAATAATTTTTAAAACAAAAGGATAG
- a CDS encoding ABC transporter ATP-binding protein: MVELRNVYKTFVSELGTKKEVFQDTNFVADEGDFVSIIGSNGAGKSTLLNVINGNVIPDAGEVILGDRNITKVSRHKRAKWISQVFQNPSQGTSPSMTVLENLSMAKNKGKSFNLTLGLDKKNIPYYKEILASLDLGLEEQLDTKVGLLSGGQRQCLSLIMSTLNHPDVLLLDEHTAALDPKTSKIILDKTKELVEKNSITTLMITHNLQDAIEYGNRLIMIHSGDIILDIRGEEKKHLTVEKLLEFFHEKDAKLADKDLF, from the coding sequence ATGGTAGAATTAAGAAATGTATACAAGACATTTGTAAGTGAGCTCGGGACAAAGAAAGAAGTTTTTCAGGATACCAATTTTGTAGCTGATGAAGGCGACTTTGTTTCAATTATAGGAAGTAACGGAGCAGGAAAGTCTACATTACTGAATGTAATAAACGGGAATGTGATACCAGATGCCGGAGAAGTTATTTTGGGAGACAGAAATATAACTAAAGTGAGCAGACATAAAAGAGCAAAATGGATATCACAGGTTTTTCAGAATCCTTCACAGGGAACTTCACCGTCAATGACTGTATTAGAAAATTTGTCAATGGCTAAGAATAAAGGAAAAAGCTTTAATCTTACACTTGGTCTGGACAAGAAAAATATTCCTTATTATAAAGAAATTCTTGCAAGTCTTGATTTAGGACTTGAAGAGCAACTGGATACAAAGGTAGGACTGCTGTCAGGTGGGCAGAGACAGTGTCTGTCATTGATAATGTCAACGCTTAATCATCCTGATGTATTGCTTTTAGATGAGCATACAGCTGCTTTGGATCCTAAGACTTCAAAGATCATTCTGGACAAAACCAAAGAACTTGTAGAAAAAAACAGTATAACAACACTTATGATAACGCATAATCTTCAGGATGCCATAGAGTATGGGAACAGACTGATAATGATACACAGCGGTGATATTATACTTGATATAAGAGGTGAGGAGAAAAAACACCTCACTGTGGAAAAGCTTCTTGAATTTTTTCATGAAAAAGATGCAAAATTAGCAGATAAAGATTTATTTTAA
- a CDS encoding YcxB family protein: protein MEEIYLEYRADIKNYFEAAKYFTKSKIKRNIFDRIMEIVVLLIGVFMFTIGNFILGMIFVVFSLLFILRIFEKGVTYLYFKIYISKMGVQKLFVSHDKMRYEREDISSEIEWSYYKGFIETPNTVLLLYGKRNYSVIPKAAFSEGKLKKFISLLQEIFPA, encoded by the coding sequence ATGGAAGAAATTTATTTGGAATACCGTGCAGATATAAAAAATTATTTTGAGGCAGCAAAGTATTTTACGAAAAGTAAAATAAAACGAAATATTTTTGACAGAATAATGGAAATAGTTGTTCTACTAATTGGTGTTTTTATGTTTACAATTGGAAATTTTATTTTAGGTATGATTTTTGTGGTATTTAGTCTTCTTTTTATACTGAGAATTTTTGAAAAAGGAGTTACATACCTTTATTTTAAGATATATATTTCTAAAATGGGAGTACAGAAATTGTTTGTTTCCCATGATAAAATGAGATATGAGCGTGAGGATATAAGTTCTGAAATAGAATGGAGTTATTATAAAGGATTTATAGAAACACCGAATACAGTATTGCTGTTATACGGGAAAAGAAATTATTCAGTAATACCAAAAGCAGCTTTTAGTGAGGGAAAACTGAAGAAATTCATATCATTGCTTCAGGAAATATTTCCTGCTTGA
- the kdsB gene encoding 3-deoxy-manno-octulosonate cytidylyltransferase produces the protein MKILGVIPARYASSRFNGKPLELICGKPMIEWVYKRSVKSELDDVVVATDDKRIFDTVAAFGGKAVMTRDDHVNGTSRIQEVIGLEEYKDFEFIINIQGDEPIIDPESINILVNKYKAEKAEIITLKEEIKCSSDKENPNVVKVITDFSDNALYFSRSLIPYMRNEDSSFIYYRHVGIYGYTSAVLNSMDNMKDGKLEHIESLEQLRFLENGYKIKVYETKSTVKGVDTKEDLLEVEEIIRKNNISL, from the coding sequence ATGAAAATATTGGGAGTGATTCCTGCAAGATACGCATCTTCGAGATTTAATGGGAAGCCTCTAGAGCTGATCTGCGGAAAACCGATGATAGAATGGGTATATAAAAGAAGTGTAAAGTCTGAGCTTGATGATGTGGTAGTAGCTACTGATGATAAAAGAATTTTTGACACAGTTGCTGCATTCGGCGGGAAAGCTGTAATGACAAGAGATGATCATGTTAATGGTACAAGCAGAATACAGGAAGTAATAGGGCTTGAGGAGTATAAAGATTTTGAATTCATAATAAATATACAGGGTGATGAACCTATAATCGATCCGGAATCAATAAATATTCTTGTAAATAAATATAAAGCTGAAAAAGCAGAGATAATAACTTTGAAGGAAGAAATAAAGTGTTCTTCGGATAAGGAAAATCCTAATGTAGTGAAGGTTATTACGGATTTTTCCGATAATGCCCTGTATTTCAGCAGAAGTCTTATACCTTATATGAGGAATGAGGATAGTAGTTTTATATATTACAGACATGTAGGGATTTACGGATATACAAGTGCAGTCCTGAACAGTATGGATAATATGAAAGACGGAAAACTGGAGCATATCGAATCATTGGAACAGTTGAGATTTCTGGAAAACGGTTATAAAATAAAAGTATATGAAACAAAAAGTACGGTAAAAGGTGTGGATACTAAAGAAGACCTTCTGGAAGTAGAGGAAATAATCAGAAAAAATAATATTAGTTTATAA